aagttgagtgaaagaacaaaaggaaaataaagctgaaatttaaaaagaatcaaaattcTACCTAGCAAAATAGTTAAATGTAAGAAAAGCACTATTTAAAGGGAAattgacagttttaaaaaattttgtaggGGAGAAGACGCCGGAGTCGCCACCGGAGAGGAGTCGCCTGCCCAGGAGCTGCCGCCGGAGAGGCCCGCCCACCGGGTCGCCCGTCCCCCCGCCCCGTTTCACGATGCAGCATGCTTCTGCAAAGTGGTACGATCGGAGGGACTATGTCTTCATTGAATTTTGTGTTGAAGACAGTAAAGATGTTaatgtaaattttgaaaaatcgAAACTTACATTCAGTTGTCTTGGAGGAAGtgataattttaaacatttaaatgaaattGATCTTTTTCACTGTCTTGATCCAAATGATTCCAAGCATAAAAGAACGGACAGATCGATTTTATGTTGTTTACGAAAAGGAGAATCTGGCCAGTCATGGCCAAGGTTAACAAAAGAAAGGGCAAAGCTTAATTGGCTTAGTGTGGACTTTAATAATTGGAAAGACTGGGAAGATGATTCCGATGAAGACATGTCTAATTTTGATCGTTTCTCTGAGATGATGAACAACATGGGTGGTGATGAGGATGTAGATTTACCAGAAGTAGATGGAGCAGATGATGATTCACAAGACAGTGATGATGAAAAAATGCCAGATCTGGAGTAAGGAATGCTGTCATCGCtggattttgagaaagaaaaataacttctctGCAAGATTTCATAATTGAGAGAATTCCTGAGTTGATAGCTCTAAAGGCAGATGCTGTATTTGCCTCCTTTAACCCATTTTTcagcctgtttgttttttttaaggcttCACTAAGGGTTGGTATGTACCATTGTATGGGACAGTTTTAAGTCAGCTAAGGCAATAACCTTGTGCATGAACATTTCCCAGATTTCCATGATGCTGTTGAGGTCCTAAGCAATTGACACAGCAGTTGTGATAAATGAAAA
The nucleotide sequence above comes from Bubalus bubalis isolate 160015118507 breed Murrah chromosome 10, NDDB_SH_1, whole genome shotgun sequence. Encoded proteins:
- the LOC102397773 gene encoding prostaglandin E synthase 3-like, with amino-acid sequence MQHASAKWYDRRDYVFIEFCVEDSKDVNVNFEKSKLTFSCLGGSDNFKHLNEIDLFHCLDPNDSKHKRTDRSILCCLRKGESGQSWPRLTKERAKLNWLSVDFNNWKDWEDDSDEDMSNFDRFSEMMNNMGGDEDVDLPEVDGADDDSQDSDDEKMPDLE